A region from the Palaemon carinicauda isolate YSFRI2023 chromosome 16, ASM3689809v2, whole genome shotgun sequence genome encodes:
- the LOC137654888 gene encoding pH-sensitive chloride channel 2-like, with protein MSRKYNVTFNCALDLLMYPFDKQTCNIVLKMTSGTRRYITLKSDREGVTYSGGQHLVEYEVTGVDMKALEAAEDPASFQETSHESLLQHDLEVSHESLLQHYLSSPTKESNLEGDFRDVSTGSRYSRLLVALHFRRRYGFYLINTFLPTSLMIVIAYLTFYFKVEDFNDRIMVSLTSLLVLSSLFNQSSSSLPKTSYFKLVDVWFLTSIVTIFVIIVIQTILEHLRESEQERHLVPQRRSANFKTLIKSLVKSNIRQKISTERKNRHTTAGTSYSAWSSGNSLLQGPEQSSPLKNPWRTDHPVTSEELETDLSMSTRNPTQQEQTQKKLSPIQLLTEETHELGKRIAQGQDVKGSHHKHRFSWKFCSRVSKVGLLIIFVIFLITYWALALSSYQL; from the exons GGAACGAGAAGATACATCACATTGAAGAGTGACAGGGAAGGAGTCACTTATTCTGGAGGTCAACACCTTGTCGAGTATGAAGTTACTGGAGTAGATATGAAGGCTCTGGAAGCCGCTGAAGACCCCGCAAGCTTCCAGGAGACGTCTCACGAGTCTCTACTCCAACACGATTTGGAAGTGTCTCACGAATCTTTACTCCAGCACTATTTATCATCACCAACAAAGGAAAGCAATCTAGAAGGAGACTTCAGAGATGTTTCCACAGGATCTAGGTACTCCCGCCTGCTGGTGGCGCTACATTTCCGGCGTCGCTATGGCTTCTACCTCATCAACACCTTTTTACCGACGTCACTCATGATTGTCATTGCATACCTTACATTCTACTTCAAGGTAGAAGATTTTAAT GATCGTATAATGGTGTCACTGACTTCCTTATTGGTCCTCTCGTCACTCTTCAACCAATCCTCATCATCTCTGCCTAAGACCTCGTACTTTAAACTGGTGGACGTGTGGTTTCTCACCAGCATCGTCACAATTTTTGTCATCATCGTCATCCAGACAATTCTGGAACACTTGAGGGAGTCTGAACAGGAGAGGCACTTAGTGCCACAGAGGAGATCGGCTAATTTTAAAA CCCTTATCAAATCTCTAGTGAAGTCCAACATACGTCAAAAGATCTCCACCGAGAGGAAGAACAGACATACAACTGCTGGAACATCGTACAGTGCTTGGAGTTCTGGTAATTCCTTATTACAAGGACCCGAACAGTCTTCCCCTCTGAAAAATCCATGGAGAACAGACCACCCTGTTACATCTGAAGAGCTAGAGACAGACCTATCAATGAGCACCAGAAACCCAACACAGCAGGAACAGACCCAGAAGAAACTGTCTCCCATTCAACTCTTGACCGAAGAGACCCATGAACTGGGAAAACGGATTGCCCAAGGTCAAGATGTGAAAGGAAGTCACCATAAGCATAGATTCTCCTGGAAGTTCTGCAGTCGTGTGAGCAAAGTTGGCCTGCTGATCATTTTTGTCATTTTCCTCATTACTTACTGGGCTTTGGCTCTCAGTTCTTATCAGCTGTAG